The following are encoded in a window of Sutcliffiella horikoshii genomic DNA:
- a CDS encoding class I adenylate-forming enzyme family protein, with the protein MNGSWLQKRSQHSPYKIAVIDGDTGERWNYKQLYDRSNELAGRLLSAGIGPGDRVALLSPNHIVYFDLLFACGVIGAIFVPLNWRLAQKEWNYIVRDCKAKCVIVHDEFLEESEQLECQVFSLKELKEKQRRSDRSHVTQFKDAAAIIYTGGTTGHPKGVILTYENIASNAINTIVSWGLHGEDITLTCLPMFHTGGLNALSTPLLMAGGTVVLMRNFEAGKAIHLLNLYKCTIALMVPTMYSMLIEHPRFHGTDFPTMKTFLSGGAPCPLEIYEAFYKKGKLFKEGYGLTEAGPNNFYIDPQEAYEKKGSVGKAMLFNEVKLMINDNKEAGEEEVGEIYIRGSHVFKEYWGKEAETKKAKNDGWLRTGDLGRKDEEGYYYIVGRTKDMIISGGENIYPLEVEHILCQHNAVKEACVIGVPHPVWGEAVIAVVSKKMETSEKELLTYCKARIGVYKIPKKIVFVSELPKTAVGKLDKKDLQETYRGLFNHPETKEEHV; encoded by the coding sequence ATGAATGGTTCTTGGTTACAGAAGCGTTCACAACATTCTCCATATAAAATCGCAGTGATAGACGGCGACACGGGAGAAAGATGGAATTATAAACAATTATACGACCGATCTAATGAGTTGGCAGGCAGACTTTTATCTGCAGGTATTGGACCAGGAGATCGAGTGGCTTTATTGTCACCCAATCATATAGTGTACTTTGATTTGCTTTTTGCATGTGGTGTAATAGGAGCAATTTTTGTGCCGCTTAATTGGAGATTGGCTCAAAAAGAATGGAATTATATTGTAAGAGATTGCAAGGCTAAATGCGTGATTGTGCATGATGAATTTTTGGAGGAATCTGAACAACTGGAATGTCAGGTTTTTTCCCTTAAAGAACTGAAGGAGAAACAAAGGAGATCAGATCGTTCACATGTCACACAATTCAAAGACGCGGCGGCCATCATCTATACAGGTGGTACAACAGGACACCCCAAAGGCGTTATCCTTACTTACGAAAACATCGCATCTAATGCAATCAATACTATCGTAAGCTGGGGGCTACATGGAGAGGATATTACCCTCACTTGTCTGCCAATGTTTCATACTGGTGGCCTTAATGCCTTGTCGACTCCATTACTCATGGCTGGCGGAACAGTTGTTTTAATGAGAAATTTTGAAGCGGGAAAAGCCATCCATTTATTAAATTTGTATAAATGCACCATTGCTTTAATGGTACCTACCATGTATAGCATGCTGATAGAGCATCCACGTTTCCATGGTACAGATTTTCCCACCATGAAAACATTCCTTTCAGGCGGTGCCCCTTGTCCACTGGAAATTTACGAAGCCTTCTACAAGAAAGGGAAACTGTTTAAGGAAGGATACGGGTTAACAGAAGCAGGACCAAACAACTTTTACATTGATCCTCAGGAAGCATATGAAAAAAAGGGATCAGTCGGAAAAGCAATGTTATTCAATGAAGTGAAATTAATGATTAATGACAACAAAGAAGCGGGGGAAGAAGAGGTAGGGGAAATCTATATCAGAGGCTCCCATGTTTTCAAGGAATATTGGGGAAAAGAAGCGGAAACCAAGAAAGCCAAAAACGATGGTTGGCTTAGAACAGGGGATCTGGGTCGAAAAGATGAAGAAGGTTATTATTATATTGTCGGCAGAACGAAAGATATGATAATTTCAGGCGGAGAGAATATTTACCCATTGGAAGTAGAACATATTCTTTGTCAACATAATGCCGTAAAGGAGGCATGTGTAATAGGGGTACCGCATCCTGTTTGGGGAGAGGCAGTCATTGCCGTCGTTTCTAAAAAGATGGAGACTTCTGAAAAGGAACTGCTTACCTACTGCAAGGCGAGAATCGGAGTTTATAAAATACCTAAGAAAATAGTTTTTGTATCTGAATTACCAAAGACTGCAGTAGGGAAATTGGATAAAAAAGATTTACAGGAGACATACAGAGGCCTTTTCAACCACCCCGAAACTAAAGAAGAACACGTTTAA
- the yidC gene encoding membrane protein insertase YidC — protein sequence MKKFWTVSLVIFLLALLTGCNMSEPITADSSGVWNHYFVYPLSLALTTVADWTGGSYGISIIIVTIAIRTLILPLALKQQKNMLAMQKLKPEMEALQKKYKDKKKPDDQKDMQKELMALYQTHKVNPAAGCFPMLIQMPVIMAFYYAIGRTTEIAEHSFFWVSLGQPDPFFILPVVAAITTFIQTRVTLTDDVQPQMKMVMNIIPVFILIAGLTLPSALALYWVIGNLFGIGQGLYLKKRMKTLKQMEEATAVPST from the coding sequence TTGAAGAAATTTTGGACAGTAAGTTTAGTCATTTTTTTATTGGCATTATTAACTGGTTGCAACATGAGTGAGCCCATCACGGCAGATAGCTCAGGGGTATGGAACCATTATTTTGTCTATCCGTTGTCCCTTGCTTTGACGACGGTCGCAGATTGGACTGGTGGAAGCTACGGTATATCTATCATCATCGTGACAATCGCTATTCGTACACTTATTTTGCCACTTGCATTAAAACAGCAAAAAAACATGCTTGCCATGCAAAAGCTAAAACCGGAAATGGAAGCATTGCAAAAAAAGTATAAAGACAAGAAAAAACCAGATGACCAAAAAGACATGCAAAAAGAATTAATGGCATTATACCAGACGCACAAAGTGAATCCAGCTGCTGGGTGTTTTCCAATGTTGATTCAGATGCCAGTGATTATGGCTTTCTATTATGCAATCGGCAGAACGACGGAAATAGCTGAGCACTCTTTCTTTTGGGTGAGTCTTGGCCAACCGGATCCATTCTTTATCCTCCCGGTTGTGGCAGCAATTACTACATTCATCCAAACAAGAGTCACGCTTACAGATGACGTACAGCCGCAGATGAAGATGGTCATGAACATCATCCCGGTGTTCATTTTAATCGCCGGATTGACATTGCCTTCTGCGCTGGCGTTATATTGGGTGATAGGAAATTTATTTGGAATTGGACAAGGGCTATATTTGAAAAAACGAATGAAGACGTTGAAGCAGATGGAAGAAGCAACAGCCGTTCCAAGCACATAA
- a CDS encoding MFS transporter, which translates to MERRKNHYFSATLLIVMGFLVVCSLYTLIPLYDPISLEWNISKQKIILASSFFSIFYAIGLLMFGPLSDRFGRKKIISYGFLFSALATILIAHSANISHLYVGRSIQGFTLGCFAPVAFAYCFDHFSQSLRNFTISLINAGFLLSGIFGPMISETIVTSFQWEGVFLFFSIVYFLLFLLALFILSPAHSLISTKDKPWKHFFTLLSDRDLRILYLVVFSLLLSFVTFYDSLFQFLSEAFPDQSFLLVRSVGLVGTVSCLFSDIMMRTVGSKRLLLICSLSISFSFFFMMFFYENLFVIGALSVIYVSAISFFLPAIITYIGILGSKHRGSAISLYSFTLLIGTAVSPIISHNFSFLSVLAFLGIWFLLNVVFILGIRRDT; encoded by the coding sequence ATGGAACGAAGAAAAAACCATTATTTTTCAGCAACATTATTAATCGTTATGGGTTTTTTAGTGGTCTGCAGCCTCTACACACTAATCCCGCTATATGATCCCATTAGTTTGGAGTGGAATATTTCCAAACAAAAAATAATATTAGCCAGCAGTTTCTTTAGCATCTTCTATGCAATAGGACTTCTTATGTTCGGACCGTTGTCCGATCGTTTCGGCCGGAAGAAGATCATCAGCTACGGGTTTCTGTTTTCAGCATTAGCTACCATACTCATTGCGCACTCTGCGAATATTTCTCACTTGTACGTTGGCCGCTCTATTCAAGGGTTCACCCTCGGTTGCTTTGCGCCAGTTGCTTTTGCCTATTGCTTTGACCACTTTTCTCAATCTCTTCGAAACTTTACTATTTCTCTTATCAATGCAGGCTTTTTATTGTCCGGTATTTTCGGGCCAATGATTAGCGAAACTATAGTCACTTCTTTTCAATGGGAAGGTGTATTTTTATTCTTTTCCATTGTTTACTTCCTATTGTTTTTATTGGCACTTTTCATTTTAAGTCCAGCTCATTCATTGATCAGCACAAAGGACAAACCTTGGAAACATTTTTTCACGCTCTTGTCTGATCGTGATTTAAGGATTCTTTACCTTGTTGTTTTTTCCTTGTTGCTCTCTTTTGTGACTTTTTACGATAGCCTGTTCCAATTCTTATCCGAAGCGTTTCCTGATCAATCTTTTTTATTGGTCCGTTCTGTAGGGCTAGTTGGTACCGTTTCTTGTCTCTTTTCTGACATAATGATGCGGACCGTAGGATCCAAGCGTTTGCTGCTCATTTGTTCGTTGAGCATTTCCTTTTCGTTCTTTTTTATGATGTTTTTTTATGAAAACCTATTTGTAATAGGTGCTTTATCTGTGATTTATGTATCTGCCATTTCCTTTTTTCTACCGGCAATCATCACCTATATTGGGATATTAGGCAGCAAGCACCGCGGAAGCGCCATCTCTTTGTATTCTTTTACTTTACTGATTGGCACCGCGGTCAGTCCTATTATAAGCCATAACTTCTCGTTTCTGAGTGTATTGGCTTTTTTAGGCATATGGTTTTTATTGAATGTTGTTTTCATATTGGGGATTAGAAGGGATACGTAA
- the addB gene encoding helicase-exonuclease AddAB subunit AddB: MSIRFLIGRTGSGKTTWCNEQILHMLREDPQGTPVVYLVPEQMTFQSEYRIVQSPDVKGMIRAQVFSFTRLAWRILQEVGGISRFHIDQTGIHMLLRKVIEEHKSKFHVFGKSAEQFGFIEQMESMITEFKRYCVTPELLQDEIVRIGEDASISEHEKMLAKKLTDILVVYRQLEATLEGKYLDGEDYLQLLAEKIPNSSYIQKADIFIDGFHSFTPQELEVLKELMKHANSVTVALTADKPYDEEAPYDLHLFRETGTTYQRLKDIALEEGCELEEPVLLKDTPRFQHAHSLRHMEQYFDVRPTVVFPEKSDVSILQAVNRRAEMEGIAREIVSLVRDKDNRYKDIAVIVRNAESYIDLVNTVFKDYDIPFFVDQKRTMLHHPLVELLRSSLEVISRNWRYESVFRCVKTDFFYSLDQDINEMREKTDKLENYCLSYGIQGQRWTSTEPWKYRRFFSVDTEGPYLQTDEEIAYEKEINELRTMIVEPLHTLEKRWKKAKSIDGYCKALYEYMEDLKIPQKLEARMKKAEEEGNLSSAKENEQVWKAIIQMLDQMVELIGEHPISLSMFMKMVESGLESLRFSLVPPAIDQVIVANFDLSRLTDIKHSFVIGVNDGVIPAKIKDEGFISEEERELLSNYGMELAPTSLERLLDEHFLVYTSFLSPSHHLYISYALADEEGKTLLPSSYIKRIKEMFPSLEEKLLLNEPAELTSEEQLRYIHTPSTTLSNLAVQLQAWMKKYPVEPIWWDVYNTLLESEEWQDKTEQVLRSLFYKNEAKKLKQKVSRELYGNFMEASVSRMEKFSACAFSHFASHGLKLKERKIYRLEAPDIGQLFHAALKHISDKLRQSGNDWKNLTKQECEVLAKEAVHILAPKLQGEILLSSNRFHYIKRKLETIITRASQILSDHSKASKFTPVGLELGFGKQEELPPIQINLPNGVTMELIGRIDRVDKAEGSSGLLLRIIDYKSSNKALDLTEVYYGLALQMLTYLDIVISHSKGWLGSEATPAGVLYFHVHNPMIKTNGMKPEDIIEEEIFKSFKMKGLLLGDEESVKLMDQTLESGHSKIVSAALKKNGGFQANSSIASEEEFTQLRTYVRKTFEEIGMKISEGETSIAPYKLKNQTPCTFCSYKSFCQFDTSLDENEYRVLPTIPKNEVISSMKTKIEGGGES, translated from the coding sequence GTGTCTATACGATTTTTAATAGGAAGAACAGGCAGCGGGAAAACAACCTGGTGCAATGAGCAAATTCTTCACATGCTTAGAGAAGACCCGCAAGGTACGCCGGTTGTCTACCTTGTGCCGGAACAGATGACTTTTCAATCAGAATACCGAATCGTTCAGTCGCCTGATGTGAAGGGCATGATACGGGCACAAGTATTCAGTTTTACTCGTCTGGCATGGAGAATTTTGCAGGAAGTCGGCGGTATCAGCCGTTTTCATATCGATCAGACAGGAATTCATATGCTGCTTCGGAAGGTAATTGAAGAACATAAAAGTAAGTTCCATGTGTTTGGGAAGTCTGCCGAGCAGTTCGGATTTATTGAACAAATGGAAAGCATGATAACAGAGTTTAAACGTTATTGCGTCACACCAGAACTTTTACAAGATGAAATTGTACGGATTGGAGAGGATGCCTCCATTTCTGAGCACGAAAAAATGCTGGCAAAAAAGCTAACTGACATACTTGTTGTCTATCGCCAGTTAGAAGCAACGCTGGAAGGGAAATATTTGGACGGGGAAGATTACCTACAGCTATTGGCGGAAAAAATACCAAATTCAAGCTATATCCAAAAAGCAGATATTTTCATTGATGGTTTTCATAGCTTCACCCCTCAGGAATTAGAAGTTTTGAAGGAATTAATGAAACATGCAAACTCGGTAACGGTTGCCTTGACTGCGGATAAGCCATATGACGAAGAAGCGCCATATGATCTTCATCTGTTCAGGGAAACCGGAACGACTTATCAAAGACTTAAGGATATCGCACTCGAAGAAGGATGCGAACTAGAAGAGCCGGTGCTTTTAAAAGATACGCCTCGTTTTCAACATGCTCACTCCTTGCGTCATATGGAACAATATTTTGATGTTCGTCCAACAGTTGTCTTTCCGGAAAAGTCTGATGTGTCTATTTTGCAAGCAGTCAATCGCAGAGCGGAAATGGAAGGAATTGCGAGGGAAATCGTCTCGCTTGTCAGGGATAAGGATAATCGCTATAAAGATATAGCTGTCATCGTCAGAAATGCAGAATCTTATATTGATTTGGTTAATACCGTTTTCAAAGATTACGATATCCCATTTTTCGTCGATCAAAAGCGGACAATGCTACATCATCCTTTGGTCGAGTTGCTCCGTTCAAGCCTGGAAGTAATTTCAAGGAACTGGCGCTATGAATCTGTATTTCGTTGTGTAAAGACAGATTTCTTTTACTCGCTGGATCAAGATATAAATGAGATGCGCGAAAAAACGGACAAGCTGGAAAACTATTGCCTGTCCTATGGTATACAAGGTCAAAGATGGACTTCGACTGAGCCGTGGAAGTATCGTCGCTTTTTTAGTGTGGATACAGAAGGTCCATACTTACAAACAGATGAAGAGATTGCCTATGAAAAGGAAATCAATGAGTTAAGAACGATGATTGTAGAGCCGCTTCATACGCTTGAAAAACGCTGGAAAAAGGCAAAGTCAATCGATGGCTATTGCAAAGCGCTTTATGAGTATATGGAAGATTTGAAGATTCCGCAAAAACTGGAAGCAAGAATGAAAAAGGCGGAGGAAGAGGGGAATCTGTCCTCTGCAAAAGAAAACGAGCAAGTGTGGAAGGCGATTATTCAAATGCTCGATCAGATGGTCGAACTGATAGGGGAGCATCCAATTTCGTTATCCATGTTTATGAAAATGGTGGAAAGTGGATTGGAAAGCCTTAGATTCAGCTTAGTGCCACCTGCCATTGACCAGGTTATTGTTGCGAACTTTGATCTTTCGCGCTTGACAGATATTAAGCACAGTTTTGTGATTGGTGTAAATGACGGGGTGATACCTGCCAAGATCAAGGACGAGGGGTTTATATCTGAAGAAGAAAGAGAGCTTCTGTCAAACTACGGAATGGAGCTTGCACCGACAAGTTTAGAACGGCTGCTTGATGAACATTTTCTTGTTTATACGTCTTTTCTAAGCCCTTCCCATCACTTGTATATAAGCTATGCACTGGCAGATGAAGAGGGGAAAACTCTGTTGCCTTCCTCCTATATCAAGCGAATAAAGGAAATGTTTCCGTCGCTTGAGGAGAAGTTGTTGCTCAATGAACCTGCAGAGCTGACTAGCGAAGAACAGCTAAGGTATATTCACACCCCATCGACCACATTATCCAACTTGGCAGTGCAGCTTCAAGCTTGGATGAAGAAATATCCGGTCGAGCCGATCTGGTGGGATGTTTACAATACACTGTTAGAAAGTGAAGAGTGGCAGGATAAAACCGAACAGGTCTTACGAAGTTTATTTTATAAAAATGAAGCAAAAAAATTGAAACAAAAGGTCAGTCGTGAATTATACGGTAATTTCATGGAAGCAAGTGTGTCGAGAATGGAGAAATTCAGTGCATGTGCTTTTTCCCATTTTGCCTCACATGGATTAAAGCTGAAGGAAAGAAAAATATACCGATTGGAAGCACCGGATATCGGTCAGCTCTTCCACGCGGCACTTAAGCATATCTCAGATAAGTTAAGACAAAGCGGCAACGATTGGAAGAACCTCACGAAACAAGAGTGTGAAGTGCTAGCAAAAGAAGCGGTGCATATTCTCGCACCGAAGCTGCAAGGGGAAATCCTGTTAAGCTCTAATCGCTTCCATTATATTAAACGGAAGTTGGAAACGATTATCACAAGAGCTTCGCAAATCTTAAGCGATCATTCTAAAGCGAGCAAATTCACTCCAGTTGGTTTGGAACTTGGCTTTGGAAAACAAGAAGAGTTACCACCCATTCAAATCAACTTGCCAAATGGGGTGACAATGGAACTTATAGGCAGGATAGACAGGGTGGATAAAGCAGAAGGAAGCAGTGGGTTATTACTACGTATCATTGATTATAAATCAAGCAACAAAGCGCTTGATCTGACAGAAGTTTATTATGGCTTGGCATTACAGATGCTGACCTATTTGGATATCGTCATCTCCCACTCCAAAGGGTGGCTGGGAAGTGAAGCTACTCCTGCCGGTGTCTTGTATTTCCATGTTCATAATCCCATGATTAAAACAAACGGAATGAAACCTGAAGACATCATTGAAGAGGAAATATTTAAGAGCTTCAAAATGAAGGGCCTGCTATTAGGTGATGAAGAATCTGTGAAACTGATGGATCAAACGCTAGAGAGTGGACATTCCAAAATAGTATCTGCTGCACTGAAGAAGAATGGCGGATTTCAAGCAAACTCTTCGATTGCAAGTGAAGAAGAATTCACTCAGCTTAGAACGTATGTAAGAAAAACATTTGAAGAGATTGGCATGAAGATATCCGAAGGGGAAACAAGCATTGCCCCGTACAAGTTGAAAAATCAAACGCCATGTACATTTTGTTCGTATAAATCGTTTTGTCAGTTCGATACATCTCTTGATGAAAATGAATATAGAGTGCTGCCAACCATACCTAAAAATGAGGTCATTTCCTCGATGAAAACGAAGATAGAAGGGGGAGGGGAATCATGA
- the addA gene encoding helicase-exonuclease AddAB subunit AddA translates to MSMELLPKPTDAQWTDDQWKAIVASGKDILVAAAAGSGKTAVLVERMIHKIVEEHVDVDRLLVVTFTNASAAEMRHRIGEALEKQLEKKPASLHLRRQLSLLNRASISTIHSFCLEVVRKYYYLIDIDPSFRIADTTEIQLMQEEVLEGVFEEEYGKEDNDLFFELVDRYTNDRSDGALQNLVLDLHEFSRANPNPDRWLDEIVTFYQSTSKFSIDQLPFISTLKREMKLQFLGAESLLEKAMKLTLEPGGPAPRAENIEQDLAQLHRLQASLDTSWGDLYEVMQELDFSRAKTCRGDEYDKELIERWTKVRNDAKAVVQGIKDELFSRRPESFLKDLEELAPVMGTLVNLVKEYGKEFSLMKQDKGLVDFSDLEHLCLNVLTTFNEGKVKRSEAALRYQSTFKEVMVDEYQDTNMVQEAILKLVTKESEESGNMFMVGDVKQSIYRFRLAEPFLFLSKYKRFDTDAKESGLRIDLNKNFRSRPEVLDATNFIFKQIMGETVGEIDYDDDAELKFGAAYYPEAADRESELLLINRSTSVAGDDEELSESEDNTTGFDKVELETAQVEAKMIAQKIKQLIQSGYEIYDKDRKVMRPVTYRDFVILMRSMPWAPQFMEEFKQEGLPLYANLSTGYFEATEVAILLSLLKIIDNPYQDVPLASVLRSPIVGLDSNDLATIRIQQRRGSYYEALMAFMEKAPDSLEEQELAKRVRLFYQMLQSWRTAAREGALSELIWQIYQDTHFFDFVGGMPGGKQRQANLRALYDRARQYESTSFRGLFRFLRFIERMQERGEDLGAARALGEQEDVVRLMTIHSSKGLEFPIVFVAGLSRQFNMMDLNNSYLLDKELGFGSKYVNAKLRITYPTILQLALKRKAKAQLVAEEMRVLYVALTRAKEKLYLVGTLKDIENSQLLWSEHVSHENWLLPDYVRAGAKSYMDWVGPALVRHKDAEVLRGDSLAGTNQEDIANHPTSWKISVTNVEQLLQGIEVEKEAENLLLEKVKRGEQVDIESPYKVRVVEQLTWSYPFKEASIHRSKQSVSEIKRMREQQDPYADNTLVQTERRYFLDRPAFLQKKKLSPSEIGTAMHAVMQNLDLSAITIDRDYVQSQVMEMVQKELITAEQANVIDFDAIVSFFTTPVGKRMQQAEHVHREVPFSFALQENEFFEQMDLKEETILVQGVIDCLLEDEEGLVLIDYKTDTITGRFSNGFEEAEPVLRNRYKDQVALYARAVEGIWKKELKEKYLYFFDGNHLVKMY, encoded by the coding sequence ATGAGCATGGAGCTTCTTCCAAAACCAACTGATGCCCAGTGGACAGATGATCAGTGGAAAGCGATTGTCGCCTCTGGGAAAGATATACTTGTTGCAGCAGCAGCTGGTTCAGGTAAAACCGCCGTTCTAGTTGAGCGGATGATTCATAAGATAGTCGAGGAGCATGTAGATGTGGACAGGCTTCTTGTCGTAACTTTTACTAATGCATCTGCTGCAGAAATGCGCCACAGAATCGGTGAAGCATTGGAAAAACAGTTAGAGAAAAAGCCGGCATCGCTCCATTTGCGCCGACAGCTAAGCTTGTTGAACAGAGCATCCATCTCTACGATTCACTCTTTTTGCCTTGAAGTGGTACGAAAATACTATTATTTAATTGATATTGACCCAAGTTTTCGTATTGCTGATACAACGGAAATCCAGTTAATGCAGGAGGAAGTTCTTGAGGGCGTATTTGAAGAAGAGTACGGGAAAGAGGACAATGATTTATTTTTCGAATTAGTGGATCGGTATACAAATGACCGTTCTGATGGCGCTTTGCAAAACCTTGTACTTGATCTTCATGAGTTTTCAAGGGCCAATCCAAATCCTGACAGGTGGCTGGATGAGATTGTAACGTTTTATCAGTCCACTAGCAAATTTTCTATAGATCAATTGCCTTTCATTTCGACATTGAAGCGAGAAATGAAACTGCAATTCCTAGGGGCGGAAAGCTTGTTGGAAAAGGCAATGAAGCTTACGCTGGAGCCAGGGGGGCCAGCTCCTCGGGCTGAAAATATCGAGCAAGATTTGGCACAACTTCACAGATTGCAAGCTTCCTTAGATACATCTTGGGGAGACTTGTATGAAGTAATGCAGGAACTCGATTTCTCCAGAGCCAAAACATGCCGCGGAGATGAATACGATAAAGAACTGATAGAAAGATGGACCAAGGTCCGTAATGACGCAAAAGCAGTGGTACAAGGAATCAAAGATGAATTGTTTTCCAGACGTCCGGAGTCCTTCTTAAAAGATCTCGAAGAATTAGCGCCTGTAATGGGCACACTTGTCAACTTAGTTAAAGAATATGGCAAGGAATTCAGCTTGATGAAACAAGACAAAGGGCTTGTGGACTTTTCCGACTTAGAGCATCTTTGTTTAAATGTGCTCACCACCTTTAATGAAGGAAAAGTAAAGCGATCCGAAGCGGCCCTTCGTTATCAATCCACTTTTAAAGAAGTCATGGTGGATGAGTATCAGGATACGAATATGGTTCAAGAAGCGATCCTTAAGCTAGTTACGAAGGAAAGCGAAGAATCTGGAAATATGTTTATGGTAGGAGACGTCAAGCAATCCATCTACAGATTCCGATTAGCGGAACCTTTTCTGTTCTTAAGCAAATACAAGCGGTTTGATACGGATGCCAAAGAGTCTGGCCTTCGTATTGATTTGAATAAAAACTTCCGCTCGCGTCCGGAAGTCCTTGATGCCACCAACTTTATCTTTAAACAGATCATGGGAGAAACAGTTGGGGAAATCGATTATGATGACGACGCGGAGTTAAAGTTCGGAGCAGCCTATTATCCGGAAGCAGCAGATCGTGAATCGGAGCTGTTGTTGATAAATCGAAGCACTTCAGTCGCAGGGGATGACGAAGAACTTTCGGAGTCTGAAGATAATACAACCGGCTTTGATAAAGTGGAACTAGAAACGGCTCAAGTCGAAGCGAAGATGATCGCTCAGAAAATAAAGCAGCTTATTCAGTCTGGCTATGAAATATATGATAAGGACAGAAAAGTGATGCGCCCTGTCACTTATAGGGATTTTGTTATCCTGATGCGTTCGATGCCATGGGCTCCTCAATTCATGGAGGAATTCAAGCAAGAAGGCCTTCCGTTATATGCAAATTTAAGCACGGGATATTTCGAGGCAACAGAAGTCGCAATTCTTCTATCGTTATTGAAAATCATCGATAATCCATATCAAGATGTTCCACTCGCTTCTGTGTTAAGGTCACCGATTGTCGGACTTGATTCCAATGATTTGGCGACGATCCGCATTCAGCAAAGAAGGGGCTCTTATTATGAAGCCTTGATGGCATTTATGGAAAAGGCACCAGATTCTTTGGAAGAACAAGAATTAGCGAAAAGAGTTCGGTTATTCTATCAGATGCTTCAATCATGGCGTACAGCTGCACGTGAAGGGGCATTATCTGAGTTAATCTGGCAGATCTATCAGGACACCCATTTCTTTGATTTTGTCGGGGGAATGCCGGGCGGTAAGCAACGCCAGGCAAATTTGCGGGCATTGTATGACCGAGCAAGACAATATGAATCTACCTCATTCCGCGGCTTGTTCCGTTTCTTGCGTTTCATTGAAAGGATGCAAGAGCGGGGAGAAGACCTTGGTGCTGCAAGAGCGCTTGGGGAACAAGAGGATGTTGTCAGACTGATGACCATTCACTCCAGTAAAGGCCTTGAGTTTCCAATCGTCTTTGTTGCAGGACTTTCCAGACAGTTTAATATGATGGACCTTAACAATAGTTATCTGCTGGATAAAGAGCTTGGATTTGGGTCTAAATATGTAAATGCAAAACTGCGAATCACCTATCCTACGATCTTACAGCTGGCATTGAAACGTAAAGCCAAGGCACAGCTGGTAGCAGAGGAAATGCGTGTGTTGTACGTAGCCCTCACGAGAGCAAAAGAGAAATTATATCTGGTCGGAACACTAAAAGACATTGAGAACTCTCAATTGCTGTGGAGTGAACACGTCTCACATGAAAACTGGTTGTTACCGGACTATGTGAGAGCAGGCGCGAAATCGTATATGGACTGGGTTGGTCCAGCCCTTGTGCGGCATAAGGATGCTGAAGTGTTGAGAGGAGATAGTCTGGCTGGGACTAACCAAGAGGACATCGCCAATCATCCGACTTCATGGAAGATATCCGTCACCAATGTGGAACAACTGCTGCAAGGAATAGAAGTTGAAAAAGAAGCAGAAAACCTTCTCCTTGAAAAAGTGAAGCGAGGCGAGCAGGTCGATATTGAAAGTCCTTATAAAGTGAGAGTAGTAGAACAGCTTACTTGGAGCTATCCATTTAAAGAAGCGAGCATTCATCGCTCTAAGCAATCTGTTTCAGAGATAAAAAGAATGAGAGAACAGCAGGATCCATATGCAGATAACACGCTTGTTCAAACAGAAAGAAGGTATTTCCTTGATCGCCCTGCCTTCTTGCAGAAGAAGAAACTGTCTCCATCAGAAATAGGGACAGCGATGCACGCGGTGATGCAGAATTTAGATCTTTCCGCCATTACTATTGATAGAGATTATGTACAATCGCAAGTCATGGAGATGGTTCAAAAAGAACTGATTACTGCTGAACAGGCAAATGTCATCGACTTTGACGCAATTGTATCATTCTTTACTACTCCTGTCGGGAAGAGGATGCAACAGGCAGAACATGTTCACAGAGAGGTTCCGTTCAGCTTTGCATTGCAGGAAAATGAATTTTTCGAGCAAATGGATTTAAAAGAAGAGACCATTTTGGTGCAAGGTGTCATTGATTGCCTTTTAGAAGACGAGGAAGGGCTTGTCTTAATTGACTACAAAACAGATACCATCACAGGTCGATTCTCGAACGGATTTGAAGAGGCGGAACCAGTTCTCCGTAATCGCTATAAGGACCAAGTGGCTCTATATGCAAGGGCTGTTGAAGGGATTTGGAAGAAAGAATTAAAGGAGAAATATTTATATTTCTTTGATGGAAATCATTTAGTGAAAATGTATTAA